DNA sequence from the Eulemur rufifrons isolate Redbay chromosome 6, OSU_ERuf_1, whole genome shotgun sequence genome:
GACTCTGTCCAAGCCACAGGAGGCTAGCAGGGGCTTTGAAGGGTGGCACTGCAACCCACGAACACTGCCTGCCAGTCCCTTCAGACAGCCCAGTAGGCACCCTGGAGAAGGGGAAGGTATCAGTGCTAGCTGACAACCAGCAACCATTAATTGAGAGTTTTGTGTTCCAGTCACTTTACATTTCAACATTTAATCCTCAACATAACCCTGAAACTGAAGTTAACACGAATATttccactttacaggtgagaaaactaaggcagagGGAGTTGAAATAATTagtccaaggttacacagcttggagaaaccaggatttgaacccaggcaatctggctccTGAATGAGGGCTCACTGGCTCCACTGCACTCCCTCAGAGGGAATCCTGCCTTTCcaccctgctccctcccctccccaaacaaCCCCTAGTCTACTCACCTTGCCTGAAGTCAATTTCTGCCAGCTGCCCATGCGTGTTCCCCACAATCACTGAACTGAGGTGGAAACCAGAGGCAGGTGTGGTCAGCAAGAACCTCCTGGAGCCCTTCCTGAACCCCACCCTCCCACATCTTCCCCTCTAAACACTCACTTGCCCCCAGGAGTGAGGGTCATAGCTGTCAGTGGGTACTCTCCATAGTTGGTCTCTAGGACTGGCCGGCGCTGAGGGGAGGCTGGATCATAGACCCGGACCTAGAGGAAGACTGAGGCATCACAAGAGTATCCTCACCTTGCACCACCCTCTGCCATCTCTGTATCTTCACCCTCTCCTCTGGGTACTGCTTTCTTGTTTATGACCCACTCTCAGAAAAGCTTTCTCATTTGAAATGTATGCCTCTTATGTGAGTGCTGAGGTGTGGGGGAGAGCTGCTTAGGAGCACGAATGGACAGAGCTGAGAGGAGAGGTCCTCCAGGCTTGGGGTGTGAACGTTTCATCCCCCAATACTCCCACATAGGGGGGAGTGGAGGAATGGAAAAGTAAGTCAGTCCGGTAATTAGTGGGTGCTGAATTTCAAGCAGAGAGTGTagcctgagggagggaggagcggAGATGTGTTTTGAGCACAGTATATCACCAATATCAGACTTCAATGTGCAGAAGCAAAGGAAACAGGGCAAACACAGTGGTTCAGCCCTGCCTGTGTCTCAGGACTTCAAATGAGACAAACCATAAAGATCCCCTTCACGTAAAGCTGAGGAGCTGGGGCTAGAGATGGAAGGGCCAGGCCTGAGTCCTGAAGCAAATCAGAGAGGCTGCATTAGGACCAGAACACAGTTCTCTTGACACCCAGCCCAGTGTCCTCTCATGATTCCTGTACCCTGTAGATCCCACTGTGAAGGGGACacactcccttctctcctctcttccaggtgggaggaaaaggaaactCCATAATTTAGCAAACTCCATCCTTGAATACAGTAAAGGAAGATCACAGGCTCAGCGACAGGGCTGGAACAGATGGAGAAGCGCTTGCTCCTCAGAGCTCAGGATGGTGAGAAGGGCAGCTGTGCCACACCATGGGGGCCAGTTCTGCACAGGCAGGCTGTTTCTCTAGGAAGCTACTTTAGCCCAAGAGGAGGTAGGGATGAGGCAGTGCCTCACCTGGTGGTACCCTGTGCAGGTTACAAGCTTCTGTGACCCAGGAAGGAACTGTATGTCTTGGTCCCAGATGGGAACCCGCAGGTCCAGCCAGTCATTCCGCACCTAGGGGGGGCGGGCAGATGAGGGACAGAGTTGTAGGAGGCTCAGTGTGCCCCTCCCTTCAGCTCCTTCCTCACCCTTTAAAGACCATAGTGGCCTCAGACTCCCTCAACCTCAGATCCAGCCCCTCCACACCCATTACTCACATTCTTGGCTCTGAACACAGGTTCTTCAGACCCCTGTAGGTCCCACACCTTCAAGGCATTCTCCTTTCCACCTGTGGCAACCACATGGGGGTGCGCTGGGTCTTGGCGCATTCTGCACACCCCAGGGCCCACCCTCAGTTCCAGGAGCTGAAAAGAATGGAGATGAGAGTCAGTTCCAGGGTCCTTAATCCTCCCCCCTCCAAAGCCTGCATTAGGCTTCTACCCTGACCCTACATTCCTCAACCATCAGGACGGGGGAGCCTTACTGGGTCAGGGGATGCCTCCTGGTCATCGTCACGCCAGACTCTGAGAATCCCAGAATCCACACATGTGATGAGGGTGCTACAGGCAGAGGGAGGATAGAGTTTGGATTGAAAAAATAAGTCAGTAGTGGGTAATTAGCAcctattaacattagtgtcactaaagttggcaTACACCCCCcaactgctaaatttgactggcttaaaaaaaaaaaagcgtaaaAGTGTTTTCTAGGCCCCAGCCAACATATTCCCAAACTAATATTTACTAAACTCTCTCCCAGTTTATAAGAAAGGTAACTGGGGTCTAGGCAAGGCTTGACAGCTGCCAGCTTCCCTGTGTGTTAACTCAATTTACTAAACAGGGTAAGGGTTTACCAATTTTAtaagtaaggaaactgaagctctgagaAATTACAAGATTCACCACTCAGCTATAAATGTTAGAACCAGAGCTGGAAATCAAGTCTGTGACACTCCAAAGCAGAGTGCTTTTGCTATTGCACAGCTACGTCTGGGGGCACCTGGGTCTGTTGGTCTTTCTGAATCTTGAGTTGGTCACCAGGGGTCAGGATCAGCAGTTCTGAAAGGACTGACATGGGACTGGTCTGGATTTAGGGTTTGGCCAAAGTCAAACACCTTTTTCTCTTGAGTTCCCTGTTCTGGGTTTCAAGCACTAAATGTCAGTCTTTCCCTTAAAATATATCTCGCAAGAAGTCCAAGTGAGTCTCTCCCAGGATCTGCATAGCCTGGGCCTGTGTTCTTTCTTACACCTGTCTACTCTACCCAACGGGGTTCAGGCTCTGTATCGCTTGCCTGGAGTGTGGCAACAGTCTCCCAGTTGCCCTCTCTCCAGTCCATCCTCCATACTCCTACAGGTTCCCAACTCTGACCATGGCACATCCTGCTCAAAAACTAATAACTCCCCACCACCTATAAAACAAAAGTGCAAATCTCTCAACCTTTACATTTAATCCCAACCCAATACAATGCCCATCTTGTATTAAAATGCTTCCTTGGCATCAACCCCCAAATGCTATTTATCCTACTTATGTACTCTGTAGCCTCTGCTCAGGCAGTACCCTCTTTCGAGAATGCCCTCATCCCTTTCTCTACCTGTCAAAATTCTACCCATCCTTCAAGATGAGTAGAGCATCCCATCCCCCACAGAGTCTTTTCAGACTTCACCTGTCAGAATTAATTACCACCAAAATCTATGCAGCCTATCCACAAccttctttcttcatcttctgAAGAAAGCTGGGCCAGTaacctaaccactagcaccttcCTATTTTTCACTTTGGGAGCTTTATCACCTTGTTGGTCGTTGCTAGTTCCCATTTGGAAGCATACTCAAAActattaaatgacttgcccaggattACTCAGAGGGTTATAAAAGAGCCAGAAGAAAAACTCTATAGAGGATGCAAACTTTTTGAAGACAGAAACTTCACCTGCAGCCCCCGCACTTCGCCCAGTGCCTGGAACTCAGTAGGTGTTGTTCGATAATTGTGTGTTAAAGGTAAGAACTAACGAAGGCAGAAACCCAGGTCCCTGTCACCCATCTCAGGCCGCGTCATCTAAGGGTTTGTCGCCATTATTCCGTTATCCTCAGGGAATCTCAACGCTCTGCCACTGCCTGAGCATTCAGCAAGGGGGATCGGTCTTACCCGTCGGCCTGGGCGAGGCCCCGGAACGTGCCTTCCCCGCCAGGGCAGTGTCTCTGACCCTGGAATATGCCCTCCTCGGTGCTGAAGTGCTTCACTGTCCTATCTGCGCAGCCCACCAGAATCTGCAGGCAGAGCAAGGCGGGATGGCGAGGAGAGCGAGGCTGCGACGCCCCCGGCCCCGAGCTCCCGCCCGGCCAGTGGCCACTCACCTGGGTCTCGCCGCCGGCGCCCCAACAGAGGGCGCTCACCGCCTCCTCGCGCCGTGGCTGTCCCGCCGCCGTGAAGTTCACGGCTTGTTTTCGTTGAAGGTTCACCCCTGCAGGTCGAGGGCGTCAGTCGCGCCAGGAAGACCCCCGCACGTCCCCCCGCCCGACTCATTCGATGCCAGACCGCGCCACCCACCTTTCAGGATCCCAGTCTCAGTGCCGACCCACACATGGTTCCAGCGTGCTGTAGCAGACGCCATGACAGAACCCGGGAGCTGACGGTTCGCACTTCCGGCGCAGCGTGTGCGTCACCAGCGGGCGCCGAGTCCGATCCATGCAGTCGCTGGGCGTTTAAAAGGCCGGAAGCGTGACGTTCCCTTGCTTGTCCCACTTTGTTTTGCTTCGCGAAAAATAAATCAGGAGGTGCTTGTTTATGGAGATCTGAAGAATAAATTGATCATTTTGCACTTGGAGTGGAACGCATCCTTCCTGAACCGCGATGCCGGATGAAGCCAGCCCTAGTCTCTTTCCCTGCTCCATCATGTAATGTCatgtaatgttttctttccttttttttttctttttgccagagtctcactctgtggcccaggctagagtgcagtggtgtcatcatagctcactgcaacctcaaactcctgggctcaagcgatcctcctacctcagctgcctccagagtagctgggactacaggcatgcgccaccacacccggctaatttttggcatttttagtggagacgggttctcgctcttgttcaagctggactcgaactcctgagctccagcgattctcccgcctcagcctcccagagtgttaggattacagacaggcgtgagctaccgcgcccggcctcatgtaATGTATTCTGTACTACTAGACAAGAAAAGAGCCCACTTCAGGAACGTTTCAAATCGTTAATGAGGTCTAATGACGTCTATGGTCTGGAGTGTCAAAGTCAcaaaaaaaagatgggaaaatgcAACTGACGATCTTAAAACACAGCTCTGTTTTGGAAAGTAGAGTGAGTTAGGGGCGTCTTTTTTTATTACCTTGCACTGAGGCTTCGCGATGGTAAAATAATTAGCTCACACTTAGTAAAAATCTGTAAAGTTAACAGAAAACAATATTTCTCCCAAGGATAAGTTGCAGCTATAAAATATAACGGTCCCCTTCTTTGAGTAACAACTGCTTTCTTCCTGAGAAACTTTGGTAAAACTTTACTGTTTGAAATTATGTCCGTGAGAATGAAGCAACTTTGGCGGATCTGGCCTCCACAGAGAAGCAGCCTTGATTTCCAATTCAGCTGCAGAACTTGAGATAAGGATTATCTGAGCATAACattccacatttattttaaacaagaagcagtattCTGGGTCCACTTCACAGTCCACAGCTGATGTTGACCCCTTTGCACTCAGATCCCTGGGAGCCAAACCCGCCCATATGAGAGTCCCCTACTTTGTATTGAGCCTACCAAAACACTGCTTTATATAAACAAAGTTAAATCTAAATTCTACCTATCCCTAACGTCCTATAActgtattttccttcattttgtgaGACACCCTGATAAGGAAAatccccatctattacttggcgcatcagccacctgagacctccacccctcacggaagacccacatcagcataatactaacctattacctgacacatcaactaacctattaacTGGcacattagtcacctgagaccccaccctgcggaccaccccaacttaataaaagtgggaaaaatccggtagacagggctcagaatttggtggtgagggCCCCCTCTGAGCTCGCTGGcaaataaactttgattctcGGACTCTCCGTGCGCTGCTTGGTTTGTCCTCGgaaccacccgctgtaacacttgctgtaacaaccCAACAATCCGCTCTGATGTGCAGCCTCCATTGTACACTTTATGGACACACACCTGGTGTTTTAGGCTGACTGGGCTGGACTAATGGTCTCCCATATAACCTTAGATAAATCGATGATAGctaaacaaagacaaaaaggcTATTTTCTCTACTGTATGCTAAATTAGGAATTTAAAGAGCGCACACTGTTcgttcatataaataaatacagtaataaCCAGCCATGCGTAGAGCGAAGCTGCTCCTCCACCTCTCCTTCGGAAACTGTCCTGCAGTGAtgaagaatgcttaaaaaccgGAAAagcggccgggtgcggtggctcatgcctatgtaatcctagcgctctgagAGGCCCGCGAGATCAGCGTAAGCAAGActctccgtctctactaaaaaataataataataataataaataaaaagtcggTGCGGTGGTGCGTATCTGTACTTTCAGCTAATCGCGACGCTGGTCGCTTGAGCGCGGTTGAAGTTGCccgtgagctatgatagcaccactgcactttaTTCAGAAGGCTCCAGTGAGATtcaatcaccaaaaaaaaaaaaaaaaaaaaaccctgaaaacagTGGTAGCCATAATTTTACGTTTTTCCACGCTGAAATCCTCCAACCCCACAACCCGTAAACTCTCAAGAAAAGTTGGCACAGGccgggcgggcgcggtggctcacgcctgtaatcctagcactctgggaggccgaggcaggtggatcgctcgaggtcaggcgttccagaccagcctgagcagaagcgagaccctgtttctactaaaaatagaaattatctggccaactaaaaatacatagagaaaaaattagctgggcatggtggcgcatgcccatagacccagctactcgggaagccgAGGCAAGAGCATTGCgggagcccgggagtttgagattgctatgAGCTagccgatgccacggcactctaacccggggaACAAAGCGATAGACTCTacgtaaagaaaaaaaaaaaagaagcgaacaaaaaaatacaattgGAACAATCTCTTCTCGAAACATACAGAAACGCAACTTCACTTTTACAAGAAAAAAGGTTTTACTAAACCGTTAAACGCTTTCACAACACTCTTTAACAACGACACtcagaaaaaatgctataaaCTAAAAAGCTCATCTAAACAACCAAGTCTAATTTTATGAACCATTTATGTTCCCCCGAAGGGGGTGCACCGTTCCTGGAAGTACTGCAATACCAGGTCGATGCGTGGAGTGGACGGAGCAAGCTCCTATTCCATCTCCTAATTCCAAAAATCCATTTAATATATTGTCCTCGGATAGAGGACGtatcagatattaaactgataagaacagatactacacttgatcttagccaaaaggccgagaagcgataCCTGTTACCTTCTAGCCCAGCCAGCCTTACTCTCCATGTCCCTTTTACAGTTGTGGTGATTTTCTTGGCATtaactattaaattattttccaataaacaccacttcttaaaattaatttttcattattattactgatAACAGGAGCTTGACTTTtggaaacagactttaaatcaagtCCTTTATTGCTTTGGCCGCCCGCTCACTGACCGTCATGTTTTGCATAAACCCGCCCCTCCGCGTTTTTACATTCTTGGGATTGGTCCAAACACCGGTCGTGATCTCAAAGCCGgcatggtctctctctctcccagattGTGGCGTTAGTTTCCCTCCCACctaaagattttttgttttgttttgttttgagacagaatctcactttgttgcctgggctagagtgccgtggcatcagcctagctcacagcaacctcaaactcctgggcttaagcgatccttctgcctcagcctcccgagtagctgggactacaggcatgtgccaccatgcccggctaattttttctgtatatttttttagatgtccatataatttctttctatttttagtagagatggggtctcgctcttgctcaggctggtctccaactcctgagctcaaacgatcctcccacctcggcctcccagagtgttaggattacaggcgtgagccactgcgcccggccaggttCTTGATTCTTGAAGCCGGGTCCTGCCgtgggagagaggaggtgagGCCTCCCACCCCCGGGCTCCTTAAACGGTGTTCTTTCCAGGGCAACCGAGAAACCACGGGGCCTCTCCCCAAAGGAAGAGACAGGGTTGTTAGAAGATTGGGATCAGGGGAGTGTAGGCAAAATTTAAAGGAAGCAGACTATTTTTATCACTCTAAGCAAAGCCTGGTTGTAAGAAAGGGATTAATGTCAGGCCCTGGCTGAGAAGGGACTTGACATCCTGTTTCCATAGaaactatattaatataaatgtgaaCGTTCTGTTGGAAACCCCCTTATTGGGTTGGAAATAGAGATAGTGTCTGTGTCCAAACGATTCGCATGGCTGAGATCCTCCAGGCAAGAGTGGGATGTCACATTCTCACTGATTAGATTTCAACCAGCTAAGTTTCTGTAATCTATGACTTTATGTCCTTGGTGTTAATAAACAAAAGAAGTTTGTACACTAAACCCATGCCTCCAGGGAGGAGCCAGATCAAGGAGGTGTAGAAGCAGGTAGAATTATGCTCCCCCCAAAGATGCCCATGTCTTAATTCCCAGAACCCCTGAGTATGTCACCTTACCTGGCAAAAGGCACTTTGCATATATGATTGTCATTTGCAAAGGATGTTGAGATGCTGAGATTATCTGGCTTATCTGGCTGGACTCAGTGTAATCACAAGGTTCTTTATAAGGAATGGAGGGAGACAGGAGAGTCCTGGTCAGCGTGATGCAGCTGAGAAAGATTTGAGTAGCTGtggctggctttgaagacggGAGGGAGTTACCAGGCAGGGAACATGGGCAAcgctagaagaggcaaggaaaaggATTTTGCtttggagcctccagaagggaaTGCAGCTCTGTCCCTACACCTTAATTTTAGCTTATTGAGACCCATTTTGGatctctgacctccagaacttaaatgattaatttgttttgtttttagccgCTGAGCTTATAATAATTTGTTACAATATCCATAGAAACTAATACAGGGGCAAAAGCAAAATTCAGTTGCTTTTGATCCCAACCTTTCCCAAATTCTGCAAGATCGAACCTGGGGGTAACCAGCCACAGCCCCCTAGCTGAGCAGGTCCAGCCCAGGCTACAGGTGTGCAGAGGTGCCTCCCGGGCCTGCAGCACATGGATCTATCGCTTGGTGGAGGCTCTCCAGTTGTATCTCAGCAGCCTGGAGTACCCCTCTTCCTCTGTGAAGCAAAAGGGGAGTAGAGAGTCACTCCTCCactctcactctgttacctaCCCTTGCTTCTTCCTGCAGGGGCCAAGCGGCCGATAGTTAGGGCCCCATAAGAACTTAGAAATATTGATATGTTTGCTCCCTGGGAagccatttattcatttgtttatactTATTGAGCAAACATTGTACTATAAAATCAGGCACACACATGGCCTTCATGATGTTTATAGCCTAACGGGGAAAACGAGAAGGCCTGTGGTATCCTCCAAGCAGGAAATGAAGGGGGCTTGGGCTGGGGTAGCCATGGTAGCAGaggtggagagaaaagggagagatcACAGAGACTCACTGGTCTTGAAGACATGTgaagagaagcaaagggaagagtaTTCTTTCCATGTGGgtacatgaaaaatttttaaattcatgttttattttcatgaaactgATATATCttaaatcagtggtccccaacctttttggcaccagggactggttttatggaaggtaatttttccatggactgcgggtggcggggtggggtgtCATGGGTCCAGAGgaggtggtgcagagctcaggcagtgatactcggcctgtttcctaacaggctacggactggtactgggctgcggcctggggattggggatcACAGCCTTAAATTGTCAAGTAGTGTTAAAAGACTTGTAATGAAAACAGTGATGTCCCATTTTACAGCccctctttaacttttttttttttttggagacagagtctcgctctgttgcccaggctagagtgctgtggcatcagcctagctcacagcaacctcaaactcctgggctcaagcaatcctactgcctcagcctcccaagtagctgggactacaggcatgcaccaccatgcctagataatttttatatatatttttagttgtctagttaatttctttctatttttttagtagagacagggtctcgctgttgctcaggctggtctcgaactcctgagctcaaatgatccgcccaccttggcctcccagagtgtta
Encoded proteins:
- the WDR74 gene encoding WD repeat-containing protein 74 isoform X1 gives rise to the protein MASATARWNHVWVGTETGILKGVNLQRKQAVNFTAAGQPRREEAVSALCWGAGGETQILVGCADRTVKHFSTEEGIFQGQRHCPGGEGTFRGLAQADGTLITCVDSGILRVWRDDDQEASPDPLLELRVGPGVCRMRQDPAHPHVVATGGKENALKVWDLQGSEEPVFRAKNVRNDWLDLRVPIWDQDIQFLPGSQKLVTCTGYHQVRVYDPASPQRRPVLETNYGEYPLTAMTLTPGGNSVIVGNTHGQLAEIDFRQGCLLGCLKGLAGSVRGLQCHPSKPLLASCGLDRVLRVHRIQNPRGLEHKVYLKSQLNCVLLSGRANWEDEPQEPQEPNKVPSEDTETDELWVALEAAAKRKLPDLKQTQGALQTKRRKKKRPGSTSP
- the WDR74 gene encoding WD repeat-containing protein 74 isoform X2 — its product is MASATARWNHVWVGTETGILKGVNLQRKQAVNFTAAGQPRREEAVSALCWGAGGETQILVGCADRTVKHFSTEEGIFQGQRHCPGGEGTFRGLAQADGTLITCVDSGILRVWRDDDQEASPDPLLELRVGPGVCRMRQDPAHPHVVATGGKENALKVWDLQGSEEPVFRAKNVRNDWLDLRVPIWDQDIQFLPGSQKLVTCTGYHQVRVYDPASPQRRPVLETNYGEYPLTAMTLTPGGNSVIVGNTHGQLAEIDFRQGCLLGCLKGLAGSVRGLQCHPSKPLLASCGLDRVLRVHRIQNPRGLEHKDEPQEPQEPNKVPSEDTETDELWVALEAAAKRKLPDLKQTQGALQTKRRKKKRPGSTSP